Proteins encoded together in one Impatiens glandulifera chromosome 1, dImpGla2.1, whole genome shotgun sequence window:
- the LOC124932915 gene encoding mitogen-activated protein kinase kinase kinase 20-like, whose translation MSLWERLEKLGEDNYEVVYLTRPLEGHCLCLSIKIMAVKSAENKDSSLLHERDILSKFKGCPHIIRLFGYDFTVEGTKVFTNIFLEYALGGTLHHRIQSSKTVECKGIPEIEAKEYTLSILKGLRYIHESGYVHCDIKPENILMVDEKAKI comes from the coding sequence ATGTCTTTGTGGGAGAGACTCGAGAAATTGGGCGAAGACAACTATGAAGTTGTCTATCTGACCCGTCCATTGGAAGGACATTGTCTCTGTCTGTCTATTAAAATAATGGCAGTTAAATCTGCAGAGAACAAAGATTCATCTCTCCTACACGAAAGGGACATTCTCTCGAAATTTAAAGGATGCCCTCATATAATTCGTTTATTCGGTTATGATTTCACCGTTGAAGGCACCAAAGTTTTTACTAATATCTTCTTGGAGTACGCATTGGGCGGCACTTTGCACCACCGCATTCAATCATCAAAGACCGTCGAATGCAAAGGAATCCCTGAAATTGAAGCAAAGGAATATACACTTTCCATTTTAAAGGGTCTGCGCTATATTCATGAGAGTGGATACGTCCACTGTGATATAAAACCCGAAAACATATTAATGGTCGACGAGAAGGCCAAAATATGA